The Jiangella alba genome includes the window GGTGCAGGTGCCGGGGGAGCTCGGCTACGGCACGCCGGTCGAGCTGCCGGCGAAGTCCGACGGCGGCACGCTCACGTGGGTGGCGGCGCCGGGCACCGTCGTCGGGCAGGGGCAGCCGGTGTACGCCGTCGACGGCGAGCCGGTCGTGCTGGTGCACGGCACGGTGCCGCCGTACCGCACGCTCGAGCCCGGCGTGTCCGGCCCGGACGTCCAGCAACTGGAGGCGGCGCTGGCCGCGCTCGGCTACGACGGGTTCCAGGCCGACGACGAGTACCACGGCTCGACGGCGGACGCGGTCGAGGAGTGGCAGGACGACCTCGGCGTCGAGGAGACCGGGACCGTCGGCACCGGCCAGATCGTCGTCGTGCCCGCCGACCTGCGCATCGCCGAGCAGACACTGGCCGCCGGCGCCACGCTCGGCGGCCCCGAGGGCGGCGGCGTCGCGTCGGTCGTCACCTACACCGGGACGACGCCCGTGGTGGTCGTCGGCCTGGACCCGGCGCAGCAGCACCTGGTCGCGCCCGGCACGGCGGCCACCGT containing:
- a CDS encoding peptidoglycan-binding domain-containing protein, whose protein sequence is MRTRRVVVPLGVAAVLAAGALAARGIGGGAGPGDDEPDGLPPATATVTTTDLVQTVQVPGELGYGTPVELPAKSDGGTLTWVAAPGTVVGQGQPVYAVDGEPVVLVHGTVPPYRTLEPGVSGPDVQQLEAALAALGYDGFQADDEYHGSTADAVEEWQDDLGVEETGTVGTGQIVVVPADLRIAEQTLAAGATLGGPEGGGVASVVTYTGTTPVVVVGLDPAQQHLVAPGTAATVLLPDGSTTAATVSGVSPVATAVDDGETVITVTVALADPAVAGALDSAPVDVGLVAAQAQDVLAVPVGALVALAEGGYAVQVVDGEQVAFVPVETGMFASGLVEVSGAGIEDGTVVGVPA